Genomic window (Lampris incognitus isolate fLamInc1 chromosome 3, fLamInc1.hap2, whole genome shotgun sequence):
GATATATTGTGCACTGTTAAAAGCCAGGACCCCTGGCGAGATAAATGTAACAATATACATCTCAGTATTGTACTGTGTGATCAGCCTGCATGGCCATCCATCGACATGGCAGGTGGAGGATGGGGTAGGGGGGTTCGTTGGAGCTACATGTGTTCGCCATAGAGACCCATGTACCGTGAGGGGAAAAGTACCCCCCTCTCCCCTTCACTGGCTTAGTGGTGCATACACAGAAAATAGCAGGGACACCAACATATGAAAACATTTTACCTCTTTATGTTTTTGGAACAATTCAGCAGGCAAAAGAACAAGCATTTTTGGACTACGACCGCAGTTAAAAAGGCATGCGAAGGCACAAGTACCAACAAACTGGACTCAAAGTGTACCCTTTTCCCCAGTCTGTAAGGGGAGGAGAAAACAAGTATTTCCCACCAACGGCAAGTCTCCTTTTCCAGAGAGGGCGGCAAAGAGGAACAGCGAAAATGCTAGCTCTTCCCTCTCCTCAAAGAgagcgatgagagagagagagagagagagagagagagagacagagatagagagcgagaaagaggaaCGAAAAACGTGAAACATTGCCGTGACGCTTTTTACAATGATACAAATATCCCACACAAATGTCATAACGGCGGTTCAAAATGTTCAAAGGcctaaaaaaaggacaaaaaacccccccaaaacaacacccccccccaaaaaacaaacaaaccataaATAAAGCTGTTAAAAGTGGCATATAGTACAGCACTGGTCCGTGACCGATCCTTCCGACTCCTCTCGTACTCCCCAGCAAAGATGAACATTGCGCCAGCTTCACTGCCTGACGGAAGAAAGAGGGGATCATGGGGAAAGGTGAAAGGGCGGATGAAAGAGAGGAACACAAAACGAGAGCAGAGTCATTTTAATGGAAGATTTGGGAAAGCCTGACCTTGTTGGTATAATTTCTCAAATTTCTTAATGGAGCTGGAAATCTAATTAGGCCTCCAATAAAAGAAGGCACTGATTTCAGTAGATTCGATTACTCAAGCATTTGATTATGATGAATTGGACTGCATCTCTTTGGCCAAACCAGCTGTGTTATGTAGCTCTTACAAATTTTGGACACTTGGAATAATTTAAAGCCCAGTCACTtaatttttaaataaataaataaaaacttgttGGAAAGCCAAAGCTCTTCCTAGGGCGAACACAAAAGCAACACCGACTGGACCAAGGCCATAGATGCAGCAGGCTCGGCTATGGTGAGCTGCCATTCAGTTACAATCAAGACACGTTCCCTCATGTGTTAAGCTGGGGACACACTagaagatttttatttttaaagccctAAACAACTGGGAAAAGTCACGGCATCGCACATTTAATGACTGTCCTTCTTGGATTGCAGTCCCAGACAAGCACACTAAGTATGGCTACACTCATCGAGGTGCATAAATTGGCTGTGGAGCTCACACTTATCCAGACTCCAGTTGTAAAAATGAAGCATGCTTGATATGATCGTGACAGCGCCAACTGGTCAAATGCTTGATAGGGGAGGCGAGTGATTTAAATCTCAAAAACCTGCACACGACAAGATCTCACATCGATTGTCCGTGGTTACCTGCCCTACATTGTGCAGACTGGTTCAGATTCTCTGTGATCTTGGAAGAATCAGTCGTCGTGACCAAGTCAAGGCTATGATAAGCCTTTAAATCGTCAAATGTGTTCCCGGCTTCACGCAAGCACTGAGCCCAATTCTCTGAGCATGGAAACACAAAGTAAAAGGGAGAATTAAGAATTCCTCACCTGCAACAAGCTCAGCATCGGCTTTAGAAGAGACCGCAGTCCTTCAGGTTGTTCTTAATGATGACATCGGTGACGgcgtcaaagacaaactgaacatTCTTGGTGTCTGTGGCGCAGGTGAAATGGGTGTAGATCTCCTTGGTGTCCTTCCTCTTGTTAAGGTCCTCAAACTGACACTGAATATAGGCGGCTGCTTCCTCATATGTGTTAGAGCCTGGCCAAAGaagtggggggtggtggggggggggcaataggaAGTATAATTGACAGGAAGCCACAACATATGGAAGGCTGGGAAAATGGACATTGTAGTGGATTTACAGAGAAACAGAAGAAACATGTGCAGACTGCATCCTGCCACTCTGATTTCCTTCCTGATGAAAGGCAGAACAGCAATTGTCTGAAGTTAATTAAGTTTCCTGCTTACATACCAGACCCATAGGCTGGGCAGATTTTGATACAGCTAACCAATTTCTATCACTTTTTACGAAACTCTTTTCAACTGTCAGTTTTCTAATAACACGTAGCTGTGCGTGAATTTCCATTTTACCTATTTTCCAGACAGTGCCAATCTTACCAGCGTATTCTGGATAACAGATGGTGAGGGGACTCCTCTTGATCTTCTCTTCAAACAAGTCCTTCTTGTTAAGGAAGAGGATGATGGAGGTGTCTGTGAACCACTTGTTGTTGCAGATGCTGTCAAACAGCTTCATACTCTCATGCATCCGGTTCTTAAGAGGAAAATAGGGAAAACGATGGTTACTGTCCTTCATATTCAGAtggtatgtttatatatatatatatacatacactagcagaggtacccagcGTTGCCCggagaaaatgttctcaccaaagcaaccaacacgatctgatttTTACAATATAAtcaatgatgaaatataggataatttatgatatgatacatgtgataaacaacgaaaattatcaaatgtcataattttcaatccattcattaagcttctttgccaatgtgtgcatTAATTGCTCAGTGCTGAAGCGCTTCAGGGTAAACCCcattgcgtgccttcaggctagcattgacaatgttaggtgtagtgcctcccttcaccactggaaggatttgctggAAGCCTCAACAAAGCGTCATTGAAATGCCTcttttgcaaataaataaaaaaatttacttggtttttgaaatatattttgacctgtgcaatccttggaaagtgctgattctaaagatacttttctttttgttctacaatgagtatttatggagttttaagcgaacacacaaacatacactcttgctttatatatataagatatatataatccagtgagtcaagtaaattctttatgagacagtacattgacagctgatgattgcttatggcatgaaacaggcttgtactgtctcataaagaatttacttgactcactgtattattttgctccttatttgttgagtactttccctactgttgagtgtttctttatacagttatatatatataaagctacCATCCTGAAGAGCTGTTGTTTTCGTCGAACTTACTAACACTTATGGTGACACTGGTACTGTTATCAGTATTTGACCACGCTGAATCCCAGCGAgccatttgaaatgaaacagtcctcagtgctgttgtgtcaggaccttccccaccaccaaaccaatgtggttgaacctgagttttagctaTGATGTTGTTGgtatctgttgttgttgttgttgttgtatgtcAATGCTTATGTTGTATCTGTTAGTAAAGCTCTTCTATGTGCTTGCTTAGCCATATCTGCATTTTAGCCAAAACATCTTTGCTCCCTCTTCAAACTTGCCGCTATCAGCCCTTTTCTTCTACATTTGGCTAACGTGGTGTAGTTTTAAAACATTACAAGACTTTTAAGTTTTCTTTGAAAAAGTCTTTCGCTAATATAGTGCTTGAAATGACAAACTTAAATAGcgtacataatatatatatatatatatatatatatatatatatatatatatatatttcaagatAAGGTATTGTCTTAAATACACCAGCAATAGAAAGTAGGACATTTGTTTGGATGTAAAACTTTAAAACTGCAGCTTCAAAGCAAATCTTAAACGAAAAAAGGCctaagaggaaaaagaaaacagcTTCATCCTTGTCCACTGACCATCTCCTCATCCTCAGCCAGCACCAGGTCGTAGTCACTGAGGGCCACGCAGAAGATGATGGCGGTGACGCCTTCAAAGCAGTGGATCCACTTTTTCCTCTCGGACCGCTGACCGCCAACATCAAACATTCTAAAGAGGGGGAAATTAGCAGCATGCCGCACATTAGAAATGAAGCATGTTCCCTGACATATGCACTTAAAAGCACTGTCTATTTGTCATTTGGTGGAAATAAAAAGATGGAAATGAGCGTGTTGCTGTTGGGGGCGAGGGGGTATTTGAAGGTCAAACAGTGGATTTCAGatgcaagccggaggtaacacagggattcgaactggagagccccgtgtcggtaggcaacggaatagaccgccacgctacccggacgccaagtgTTTCTCATTTGTAGTTAAGGGGTAACATCTATGCGACGAACATTTCTGTGGGCTCTTGCACTACACACAATGAAATATGTGCATTATTGTATAAAAGACGTTTCATGAAAGGGAATAACCTGAGTGCAGAGAACACAGACCATCAAGTGAGGCCTTCTGTTGATCAGAGATGACCAAGTCAGGGCACAGAATAATTACTGAGGATTGACGGTGCAGAAGTTTAGCACTCCGTAATGCTTTCGCAACTTGCTAAGATAGCAGGAATAAACATGATATTTCCCTCAGCTGCATCGAATGGCTTACATTCATGGTCATGTACAGCCCTTCGGATAGGAGTCCTACCCGGGATCAGCCGTGGACGTCTGCATTTGGATCAGTTTCATGTGTTTTTGTAGTAACACACTTAACTAGCAATACCAATCTTTGCACACAAGTATTTTCAAATCAGATTTCCTGGTAAATACAGGCATGTATGTGGGGCCATACTACTTCCActttctgtgtggggttggcCAGTGAAAGGTGAGAACTGAAATGAGTCTTCGCTGATGTCCACAGCATCCCTGTGTCATAATACATTACAGCCGTGTGTACGTATACAAGGGGAAACTTCGAGGCGTGAACAAAAGTCAATAACAGGAAGAAAAACTAAGCCACTgtgtaaagaaagaaaaaaaaaaacccaaacatctgATGTGGTTAATGTGAGGAAATTCTCACTTGAAGTGCAGGTCCTTGAATGTGAAATGGGTCTCCACAATGCCCGTGGTCTTCACTCGGGTCCTCAGGACGTCCTGCTGCGTTGGGATATAGGTTGCCTGGGATATCCTGTCCAGATCGTTCAAATAGCTGGGGAAGACaaaaaggggggagagggagagagagacaaggtgAGCAAGATTTGAGATTGAGATTGacagattttgagatactttattgatccccgtagggaaattacactctgcatttaacccatcctagctgtttagctaggagcagtgggcagccgccatgcagcacccggggaccaactccaggttgtcttgccatgcctcggtcaggggcacagacaggagtattcaccctaacatgcatgtctttttgatggtgggcgaaaccggagcacctggagaaaacccaccgcagacacagggagaacatgcaaactccacacaagaggatGACCTGGTATGACCCCAAGGTTAGGCAATCCcgcagttcgaacccaggaccttcttgctatgaggtgacagtgctaaccactgcgccaccatgccgcaagATGGGGAACGAGAGAGGAAGCAAAGGGGTGAAAGAGAGTATCATGGGTGAGTGTGTAACTGCCAGTCAAGCAAGCCTCTTCCAACAAATTCTCAGAGATGATGAGACAATCAGAAACCACGTATCGCTGTATCAAATTCCATAACACACACCgaaaactgaaacacacacacactgatagtgATGTTTTGGCCTCTCTCTACAGCGTCCAGATAAAAGACAGTTTTATTTAATGAGAGAACAAGTTCTGCACCACCATGTAATGGAGAGCTGGCAGCCATAGCATTGCTGTTGTCTTGCTTACTTGGCTGAGCTCAGGTGAGGGAAACCAGATCATCAACAAACTGATGCATTTACAGAGACCTCAATGTGATTGTGGGTGAATTGCTCCAGAGGAAGATTAGTGACCTCCTTGTGTATATGCACACATTTGCCCGGAAAAACACACAGCAAAGAGGCCAGGCGttatccccccacccacccacccacccacccgctcCGACTCTCAAACAATCCTTTTGTTTGTCTTCTAAGGTATTTGTGAATTACATTTACAAAAGGTTTAGTGATTGTGTTTCTTATTGATGAAATGCCCCTCGGGAAGCAGGAACAGTGGTCCGACGTGGCCTCAGCTGATGTCACTTTGAAAACAGCAAACAActacggctctcccagccagccaggagagtgggagggtttttttatttatttttttgcaaaaaaGGGCAAAAGCGCTTTCTCTTGGGGGCACAAACactggagttcctgtgtgatgacGTCACTTGTTCTCATATTGTATTCACTCAAGCGAGATGTACATAATCCAAACTGCTTCAGacaggatttttttctccctttttctgcccaattgtatctggccaattaccccacttttccgaaccttcctggtcgctgccccaccccctctgccgattcagggagggctgcagacaaccacatgcctcctccgatacatgtggagttgccagtcgcttcttttcacctgacagtgaggattttcgccagggggacgtagcaggtttgaggatcacgctgttctccccagttccccttccccgctgaacaggcgccccgaccgaccagaggaggcgctagtgcagcgaccaggacacacacccacatctggtgtGTCCggctgtagacacggccaattatgtctgtagggacgcccaaccaagccggaggtaacacggggattcaatccagcgatccccgtgttggtaggcaacagaatagaccgctacgctacccggatgcccccaagaCAAATAATGGTTCATCTCGTTATAAGCtccttctccagggtcgggtcgtggtggcagtaagctaagtagggcactccagacgtccctctccccagcaacgccctccagctcctcctgggggatcccaaggcgttcccaggccagattggacatgtagtccctccagccagttctgggtctacctcggggtctcctcccatttcTATGTGccgggaaaacctccaaaggaaagcgcccaggaggcatcctaatcagatgcccgaaccacctcaactggctcctttcgacatgaaggagcagcgactgtactccgagctccttccagatgtccgagctcctcaccctatgtcTACAAATACCAAATTAAAACAGATAATGTTTTAACATGGAAAAGAAAGTGTGCTTGATGTGCCTTTTTTCCCCCTTAGTCCGGTAACCGGGTAGCAAATGCTACTAAACTTAAAGGTGAGGTCAaagtcatgcagaccggcagttccaacagtcatcctggcgctcgctctcttggacagcaatgtatttatttatttatttttggatatgttggacatatgtgttcttgtagtttggacatgtgtttttgtctttgtgttgcactactgtgggctgggggaaacggcatttcgtttcatttcctgtgcacaggtgcatggaacgaaatgacaaataaatgttcctgacccCTGAAAGTCGAAAGAACATGTCTGGCTACAACTCTGCGGGCCCAGTAAAACAGGGCAAATATTGACAATGTAAAACTCAAAGTGCAAATGCTGGGCACATGGTGGCTGTTGGCTCCCCAAACAAGGCAGGGGACCATACCGTTCAAATGTGGCTTGCTGTGGCAGGAGGTCTGGGGGCCTGTATGCAACAGAACGGCCCCTGGGACTTCAGAGTCGGGCTATACCGTGCTGCAGACTGACCAGGACAGTATGCAAACAGGGTACATGAGTAAAAACTGCTAACGACTTGAGGAACTGCTGATTTTTGGCGGAGCCTTATGTGTCAGTGATTCACAAGCTCGCAGGAGAGTCTGACTttagtctgtgtgtgcgtgcgtgtgactcACTATGCTGCTGAGTCGTTGAGCTGGTATTCTCGAGAGCGGCTGAAGCAGGCTTGGACCCCTCCGTCTTTCCACAGCCGCTTAATGACTCCGGCCAGCTCTGCCGTCATGAAGCCCTCCTCCGCCGAGCCCGCGAGCACAAACAACTGTCGTGCGTCATCCTGCGAGGAGAATCGGGTGAACGTCAGCCTCGTCGATACACCCCCAAAGTCACCACACTGCCGTCATAATCAACGCCAATACACCCCGAGAAACAACATGCATTTTTAGAAATACACTGTGGAGCCGAGCGGGATCAGACTCAACATTTCCTATATTTCATTGTCATTTAGGCAAAgaacaacaccctgtcctttcTGCATTTACAGatatgaatgaaatgaaagccacgttattcgacattgtattcttacaacaaattgtacttgtattcttacaacaaattgtactcttacaatgaatgtgttctctgcatttatttttctataaatttatttctagtttttccccttatcccacccgattaagtgaatggcatatggccggaactctcgtcgaataactcccctggctcacgtttccacaggaaggagatactcgtaacaccagcttccttcaaactcgtgtcggctgctcttgctattttacatgctgaagcctcgcatggattgcattaccttcaggtcgggcacctgcagccaagcaggtgcccggatgggccagaagggtcgctggagaatgacgagtccccaaacactacaccaatctacacccactatccctcgggtaagggtggcctaatgaatgccttactccgtggacgctctggccaagACCGGGTGTTCTCTGCGTTTAACTCatcctaggagcagtgggtagctgcactGCCTGGTGACCAACTCCAAACATCACATAAAGCtcatgcattttctccccgtgtctatgtgggtttcctccgggtgctccagtttcctcccacagtccaaacacatgtaggtcaggtgaattggccgtactaaattgtccctaggtgtgaatgtgtatgtttcggccctgtgatggcctggcggcctgtcaccccgcctgccacccaatgaatcctgggataggctccagcatccccgcgaccctgagagcaggataagcagtttggataatgggtggatggatgcatgtttctttgatggtgggaggaaaccggagcacctggaggaaacccacacagacatggggagaaaatgcaaactccacacagaaaggatctgggaaggcctggggttcgaactcaggacctcattgctgtgagacaacagtgctaaccactgggccactgtgctgcccaatatGACTAACTACTCATTAAAGAGGAGGGGTGGCTGAAATTTTGCTGTATGCTGGAGATGTCATCAATATGTATGCTAGCATCATGAGGTAACCAgtttaaagctgctatgaggagtttttCCACCGACTACAAGCCTCAATTTAATTTGATGCCTCCAAATGATGGACTTAAGTGAATGAGACCATCagtgagaagattagatattgctaCAATGAATCCAAATGCTCGTCTGCTGGTCAGCTTCCTCACGAAATCCGACGAAATGATTTACGACACACAAGCGGAATACGTAGCCACAATTAGAGACACATTAATTACCTCATTACTGTATAGCTCATAGACAACAGTTTTCCCTGAACAACAATACAACgctcactcttctcttcaaaacaaatgcatgaGCTACCAGAGGGCGAATATAGATCTTTGTGACAATGAAGTGCCGGCGGTGgcagaagatggcggcacaaattcacgtttgcgacaGCCTCAAccataccggtgtgggaagatggcagcacgaattcacgtttgcgggggcctcacccagtaccgtccatgcagcatctttgtccacatctaagtgtgtcttcgtttgacaGCTGGAGAGcttgcactggattggctgggagagcttgctctgctgcgtcctgtgggcctagggaccatggccctgcccggagctgcgcccaaagaggtaacaccgaaggcagtctgacaggacgcggaagcggagcaggctaagctaactgctag
Coding sequences:
- the gnai1 gene encoding guanine nucleotide-binding protein G(i) subunit alpha-1 — encoded protein: MGCTLSTEDKAAVERSKMIDRNLRDDGEKAAREVKLLLLGAGESGKSTIVKQMKIIHEAGYSEEECKQYKAVVYSNTIQSIIAIIRAMGRLKIDFGDAARADDARQLFVLAGSAEEGFMTAELAGVIKRLWKDGGVQACFSRSREYQLNDSAAYYLNDLDRISQATYIPTQQDVLRTRVKTTGIVETHFTFKDLHFKMFDVGGQRSERKKWIHCFEGVTAIIFCVALSDYDLVLAEDEEMNRMHESMKLFDSICNNKWFTDTSIILFLNKKDLFEEKIKRSPLTICYPEYAGSNTYEEAAAYIQCQFEDLNKRKDTKEIYTHFTCATDTKNVQFVFDAVTDVIIKNNLKDCGLF